ATGTAGGAACGGGTTATAGCGAAGACTGGAATAGTTTTTATACACAAATAAAATGAAAAAAGTTATAGTAGGAAGCGTGAATTAGCATTTATGATTTCAACAATCATGTGTGAAGCGGGTATAATACATTTTATAATGTGTTCATGTGAATTTAGGGAGTAGGAAATGGAAACGAAAGGATCTCTTAAAGAAATGGTGTATAATCAGCTTGTGAAAGATATTACCTCTGGAATTATCAAGCCCAATGAAATTTTGGTTGAGGGATCCTTAATTAAGCGGTTTCAAGTGAGTAAGGCTCCGGTACGGGAGGCTCTTATTGAGTTATGTAAGGATAATTTTTTAAGAAGTCTACCAAGGGTAGGTTATCAGGTCCAGGCTTGTTCTCTCAAAGAAATTATTGATATTCTAGATTTCAGAGTTGATCTGGAAATAAGTAATCTCCGGCGTGCGTTTCCTTACATCAATGAACAATCATTGAAAATATTCGAAAATTATGATGTTTGGAAACTTGAAGACCATGAAGAGCGGAATATATCTGAGCATTGGCTACATAATCAGAAATTTCACCTACTGCTTTGCTCTCTTAGTAAGAATACCTATGCTTATCGAAGTCTTGAACAACTATTAAAACAGAATGCACGTTTCTTTTCGCAATACTACTCATATGCATATTATCATGAGTCAGAATCCAAGGGACGATATCATGCATCTGTAATTGCTGCATTGGAGGAAAAGGACCTTGAAAAAGCCTGTAGCTTACTCACAAATGATATCAATGCTGTGAAAGTACAAATTCAAAAGGTAATACAGAGTGATATTTCTTGAATATATTTTGACCTTGAAGCGTTAGGTTGTCATCGAAAGGATTTTAACTATCAACGCCGGTTGAATATGCTAGAAGCAATTGTTGTGAATATCTTGCTTAAGCATGCAAAAACTAACAGATCATTCAGTTTTCCTGAC
The sequence above is drawn from the uncultured Sphaerochaeta sp. genome and encodes:
- a CDS encoding GntR family transcriptional regulator; translated protein: METKGSLKEMVYNQLVKDITSGIIKPNEILVEGSLIKRFQVSKAPVREALIELCKDNFLRSLPRVGYQVQACSLKEIIDILDFRVDLEISNLRRAFPYINEQSLKIFENYDVWKLEDHEERNISEHWLHNQKFHLLLCSLSKNTYAYRSLEQLLKQNARFFSQYYSYAYYHESESKGRYHASVIAALEEKDLEKACSLLTNDINAVKVQIQKVIQSDIS